Proteins encoded by one window of Actinocorallia herbida:
- a CDS encoding metallophosphoesterase yields the protein MAVDSAARRPSALRPVLVGGALIAVIGLLFGVPWWTLVAAPGWEGPGHVVGSALFGAAAVALPFLMFAGQREGGDRLSVAGSVVLGMAWVLFSQSVIALVVRLGLEAAGVAEAARITAAWVAGVSAVLLVWGYREAMRVPRVKKVDVVLPRLGAGLEGTKLVLLTDTHYGPTNRAAWSAKVTEAVNALRPDIVAHTGDIADGTVARRRDQAAPLADIEAGLARVYVTGNHEYYGDPLGWVAHLADLGWQPLRNHHVVIERGGDRLVLAGIDDATAHHSGHPGHRADLTAALAGADPDLPVVLLAHQPKQVAQAEAAGVDLQLSGHTHGGQIWPFHHLVRIDQPEVAGLSRRTDRTQIYTSRGTGFWGPPFRVFAPSEITLLTLRGA from the coding sequence ATGGCGGTGGACTCGGCGGCGCGGCGGCCTTCGGCCTTGCGCCCGGTACTCGTGGGCGGCGCGCTGATCGCCGTGATCGGGCTGCTGTTCGGGGTGCCCTGGTGGACCCTCGTGGCCGCGCCCGGCTGGGAAGGGCCCGGCCATGTCGTCGGCTCCGCGCTGTTCGGCGCGGCGGCGGTCGCGCTCCCCTTCCTGATGTTCGCCGGGCAGCGGGAGGGCGGCGACCGCCTGTCGGTGGCCGGAAGCGTCGTGCTCGGCATGGCCTGGGTGCTGTTCAGCCAGTCCGTCATCGCCCTGGTCGTCCGGCTCGGGCTGGAGGCCGCGGGCGTCGCCGAGGCGGCCAGGATCACCGCGGCCTGGGTCGCGGGCGTCTCCGCGGTCCTGCTCGTCTGGGGCTACCGCGAGGCCATGCGGGTGCCGCGCGTGAAGAAGGTCGACGTCGTCCTGCCCCGGCTCGGCGCCGGCCTGGAAGGCACGAAGCTGGTCCTGCTCACCGACACCCACTACGGCCCGACGAACCGGGCCGCGTGGTCGGCGAAGGTCACCGAGGCCGTCAACGCCCTCCGGCCCGACATCGTCGCGCACACCGGCGACATCGCCGACGGCACCGTCGCGCGGCGCCGCGACCAGGCGGCTCCGCTCGCCGACATCGAGGCGGGGCTCGCCCGCGTCTACGTCACCGGCAACCACGAGTACTACGGCGACCCGCTCGGCTGGGTCGCGCACCTCGCCGACCTCGGCTGGCAGCCGCTGCGCAACCACCACGTGGTGATCGAGCGCGGCGGCGACCGCCTCGTCCTCGCCGGGATCGACGACGCCACCGCGCACCACTCCGGGCATCCCGGCCACCGGGCCGACCTCACCGCGGCCCTCGCGGGCGCCGACCCCGACCTGCCCGTCGTCCTGCTCGCGCACCAGCCCAAGCAGGTCGCGCAGGCCGAGGCCGCAGGCGTCGACCTCCAGTTGTCCGGGCACACCCACGGCGGGCAGATCTGGCCGTTCCACCACCTCGTCCGGATCGACCAGCCCGAGGTCGCGGGCCTGTCCCGGCGCACCGACCGCACCCAGATCTACACGAGCCGCGGCACCGGCTTCTGGGGCCCTCCCTTCCGCGTCTTCGCCCCCAGCGAGATCACCCTCCTCACCCTGCGCGGCGCCTGA
- a CDS encoding sensor histidine kinase, with product MLGSVRARTSLAATAVVALALIAAGVPVVLALRAELLGGVSVAAESSAQRVAAQWTAGIAPAALRLPEAGPVRVVDLDGRVLAQSPGLVLDGLPTVPPGAADDDDDTDPETGFVTRTAVFGGEPSAYRFAAVAVTGPDGSSAVVYGGAELREAREAVATAVRGLLLGLPPVLLVTAAAAWLVTRRALRPVEAIRARLAGITAAGDLAARVPVPASRDEIARLATTTNRTLAALERSAERQRRFVADASHELRTPIASLRAQLEIAREHPGLLDLDGTILDVHRLQHLAADLLLLARLDAADPGPPAVPVSLADLVAETLAARPATDRVPVVHRALADPWVSVRPRHLTRALGNLLDNAQRHAASRVTVTVSAEPGPAPRAVLAVHDDGPGVPPADRDRIFERFVRLDAARATDEGGAGLGLPLARELAEADHGTLTCPAPGVPGADFVLRFPVVPPAP from the coding sequence GTGCTCGGCTCGGTCCGCGCCCGCACCTCCCTCGCCGCGACCGCGGTGGTGGCGCTCGCGCTGATCGCCGCGGGCGTCCCGGTGGTGCTGGCGCTGCGCGCCGAACTGCTCGGCGGGGTCTCGGTGGCCGCGGAGTCGTCCGCGCAGCGGGTCGCCGCCCAGTGGACGGCCGGGATCGCGCCCGCCGCGCTGCGGCTGCCCGAGGCGGGCCCCGTGCGGGTCGTCGACCTCGACGGGCGGGTCCTCGCGCAGAGCCCGGGACTCGTGCTCGACGGGCTGCCGACCGTCCCGCCCGGCGCCGCCGATGACGACGACGACACCGATCCAGAGACCGGGTTCGTCACCCGGACCGCGGTGTTCGGCGGGGAACCCTCCGCCTACCGGTTCGCCGCCGTCGCCGTGACGGGCCCGGACGGGTCCTCGGCCGTCGTGTACGGCGGCGCGGAGCTCAGGGAGGCCCGCGAGGCGGTCGCCACCGCCGTGCGCGGTCTGCTGCTCGGGCTGCCGCCGGTGCTGCTGGTGACCGCCGCCGCGGCCTGGCTGGTGACGCGCCGGGCGCTCCGCCCCGTCGAGGCGATCCGGGCGAGGCTCGCCGGGATCACCGCGGCGGGCGACCTCGCCGCGCGGGTGCCGGTGCCCGCGTCCCGTGACGAGATCGCCCGGCTCGCGACCACCACCAACCGCACCCTCGCGGCGCTGGAGCGCTCGGCGGAGCGGCAGCGCAGGTTCGTCGCGGACGCCTCGCACGAGTTGCGGACCCCCATCGCGTCGCTGCGCGCCCAGCTGGAGATCGCGCGCGAGCACCCCGGGCTGCTCGACCTCGACGGGACCATCCTGGACGTCCACCGGCTCCAGCACCTCGCCGCCGACCTCCTCCTCCTGGCCCGCCTCGACGCCGCCGACCCCGGCCCGCCCGCCGTCCCGGTCTCCCTCGCCGACCTCGTCGCCGAGACCCTCGCCGCCCGCCCGGCGACGGACCGCGTCCCCGTCGTCCACCGGGCGCTCGCGGACCCGTGGGTCTCGGTGCGCCCCCGGCACCTCACCCGCGCGCTAGGCAACCTTCTGGACAACGCCCAGCGCCACGCCGCGTCCCGCGTCACCGTCACGGTCTCCGCCGAGCCCGGCCCCGCCCCCCGTGCCGTCCTCGCCGTCCACGACGACGGCCCCGGCGTCCCGCCCGCCGACCGGGACCGGATCTTCGAGCGCTTCGTCCGCCTCGACGCCGCGCGCGCCACCGACGAGGGCGGCGCCGGCCTGGGCCTCCCCCTGGCCCGCGAACTCGCCGAGGCCGACCACGGCACCCTCACCTGCCCCGCCCCCGGCGTCCCCGGAGCGGACTTCGTGCTGCGCTTTCCGGTGGTTCCTCCCGCTCCGTGA
- a CDS encoding PepSY domain-containing protein yields MPAKTVLALAFAVTAAGGTAAGAALASASADAGPRVPVAAVTETPATDTPTDETPTDDMTESPASPSAAPAVTYDQAMNKALEKAPGLVAGAELDDEGEKPTWQIDVLTEDDKWREITVDGATGEVTQDQESSGDTDEATAIRAAKVTAADAVKKATETQPGTLQSLEFENEDGKPMWNVDIKSDDGTEHELQVPADNADATPTPSPTSS; encoded by the coding sequence ATGCCCGCCAAGACAGTCCTCGCCCTGGCGTTCGCCGTGACCGCGGCCGGGGGAACCGCCGCGGGCGCCGCTTTGGCGTCCGCGTCCGCAGACGCAGGCCCGCGCGTCCCCGTCGCCGCGGTGACCGAGACACCGGCCACCGACACCCCGACGGACGAGACGCCGACCGACGACATGACGGAGTCGCCGGCCAGCCCGTCCGCGGCCCCTGCCGTCACCTATGACCAGGCCATGAACAAGGCCCTGGAGAAGGCGCCCGGCCTGGTGGCAGGGGCGGAGCTCGACGACGAGGGGGAGAAGCCCACCTGGCAGATCGACGTCCTCACCGAGGACGACAAGTGGCGGGAGATCACCGTCGACGGCGCGACCGGCGAGGTCACCCAGGACCAGGAGTCCTCCGGCGACACCGACGAGGCCACCGCCATCCGCGCCGCCAAGGTGACCGCCGCCGACGCGGTCAAGAAGGCGACCGAGACGCAGCCCGGCACCCTCCAGTCCCTCGAGTTCGAGAACGAGGACGGCAAGCCGATGTGGAACGTGGACATCAAGTCCGACGACGGCACCGAGCACGAGCTCCAGGTGCCCGCCGACAACGCCGACGCGACGCCGACCCCGTCGCCCACGTCCTCCTGA
- a CDS encoding class I adenylate-forming enzyme family protein, whose product MVAARAEATPFAEMLVDEHGRALDFRAFRDAAERTAGWLAARGVGAGTPVTWRLPTTVEALVLTAALARVGAVQNPVMPVLGARELRFALVQTGARLLVSAATAEPGRDLAGEAWEAAEGLPGLDTVILDGGLPEAEPLTGPSPLEDDPVRWVFYTSGTTADPKGARHTDSSVLASSRAMGERIACAPEDRVGMVFPVAHIGGCGTWLGACLLFGCTLILDAAFDVARSTELQRREGVTLAGSGTVFIQAYLAEARREQGAGRLFPQVRAMTAGAAPKPPTLHAEVRKVLGGVGVLSGYGLTEAPILAMGGPADPDDALARTEGRATRGVDLRVVNAEGRVLGPGEEGELRAKGPQVMRGYTDPALDAAAFDADGYLRTGDLARIDADGHVTITGRLKDIVIRKGENISALAVEQAVAAHPEVAEVAVVALPDPARGELACAVVVPVPGGPVPDLTALTAFLADAEVPVRLWPERVEAVAALPRNATGKILKAELTARYAAAPAES is encoded by the coding sequence TTGGTAGCGGCACGAGCGGAGGCGACCCCGTTCGCCGAGATGCTGGTGGACGAACATGGCAGGGCGCTGGATTTCAGGGCGTTCCGGGATGCGGCGGAACGCACCGCGGGCTGGCTCGCCGCCCGGGGCGTCGGCGCGGGCACCCCGGTGACCTGGCGGCTGCCGACCACCGTCGAGGCGCTCGTGCTGACCGCGGCGCTCGCCCGCGTCGGGGCCGTGCAGAATCCGGTGATGCCCGTACTCGGGGCGCGCGAGCTGCGCTTCGCCCTCGTGCAGACCGGCGCGCGGCTGCTGGTGTCGGCCGCGACGGCAGAGCCGGGCCGCGACCTGGCCGGGGAGGCGTGGGAGGCCGCCGAAGGGCTGCCCGGTCTGGACACGGTGATCCTCGACGGCGGGCTGCCCGAGGCCGAGCCGCTCACCGGGCCCTCTCCCCTGGAGGACGACCCCGTCCGCTGGGTCTTCTACACCTCGGGCACCACCGCCGATCCCAAGGGCGCCAGGCACACCGACTCCTCGGTGCTCGCCTCGTCCCGCGCGATGGGGGAGCGGATCGCCTGCGCCCCGGAGGACCGGGTCGGCATGGTCTTCCCCGTCGCGCACATCGGCGGCTGCGGCACGTGGCTCGGCGCCTGCCTCCTGTTCGGCTGCACCCTGATCCTCGACGCGGCCTTCGACGTCGCGCGCAGCACCGAGCTCCAGCGGCGCGAGGGCGTCACGCTCGCGGGGTCGGGCACCGTGTTCATCCAGGCCTACCTGGCCGAAGCCCGCAGGGAACAGGGGGCCGGGCGGCTGTTCCCGCAGGTCCGCGCGATGACGGCGGGGGCCGCGCCCAAGCCGCCGACGCTGCACGCCGAGGTGAGGAAGGTGCTCGGCGGGGTCGGGGTGCTGTCGGGCTACGGGCTGACCGAGGCGCCGATCCTCGCGATGGGCGGGCCGGCCGACCCCGACGACGCGCTCGCGCGCACCGAGGGCCGCGCCACCCGGGGCGTCGACCTGCGCGTGGTGAACGCCGAGGGGCGGGTCCTGGGGCCGGGGGAGGAGGGCGAGCTGCGCGCGAAGGGCCCGCAGGTCATGCGCGGCTACACCGATCCCGCTCTGGACGCGGCGGCCTTCGACGCCGACGGCTACCTGCGCACCGGCGACCTGGCCAGGATCGACGCGGACGGGCACGTCACGATCACCGGACGGCTCAAGGACATCGTCATCCGCAAGGGCGAGAACATCAGCGCGCTGGCCGTCGAGCAGGCCGTCGCGGCTCACCCGGAGGTCGCCGAGGTCGCCGTCGTGGCGCTGCCCGACCCCGCGCGGGGCGAGCTGGCCTGCGCCGTCGTGGTGCCCGTGCCGGGCGGCCCGGTCCCCGACCTGACTGCCCTGACGGCCTTCCTGGCGGACGCGGAGGTACCGGTCCGGCTGTGGCCCGAGCGGGTGGAGGCGGTCGCCGCGCTGCCGCGCAACGCCACGGGCAAGATCCTCAAGGCCGAGTTGACGGCCCGCTACGCCGCCGCACCGGCGGAATCGTGA
- a CDS encoding GyrI-like domain-containing protein translates to MSTPREDFKKTHRDLYSARSAPALVDAPELGFLMVDGVGAPEGEAWSAAVAALYTGAYAVRGALKAAGTVEYPVMPLEGLWWPGDGQRYEESDRERWHWTMMIMQPPQAAADLVRTALAAAARRKPGLPVDALRFTAWREGRCAQALHTGPFADEPATLERLYAHLAAQGLEITGRHHEIYLSDFRRAAPERLRTILRYPVAAR, encoded by the coding sequence ATGAGCACGCCGCGGGAAGACTTCAAGAAGACCCACCGGGACCTGTACTCCGCGCGGTCCGCGCCCGCGCTGGTGGACGCGCCCGAGCTGGGGTTCCTCATGGTCGACGGGGTCGGCGCGCCCGAGGGGGAGGCGTGGTCCGCGGCGGTGGCCGCCCTGTACACGGGCGCCTATGCCGTGCGCGGTGCGCTCAAGGCCGCCGGAACCGTCGAGTACCCCGTCATGCCGCTGGAAGGGCTGTGGTGGCCCGGCGACGGACAGCGGTACGAGGAGTCCGATCGCGAGCGCTGGCACTGGACCATGATGATCATGCAGCCGCCGCAGGCCGCCGCCGATCTCGTCCGCACCGCTCTGGCGGCCGCGGCACGCCGGAAGCCCGGCCTGCCGGTGGACGCTCTGCGGTTCACCGCCTGGCGCGAAGGGCGCTGCGCGCAGGCACTCCACACGGGCCCCTTCGCCGACGAGCCCGCGACCCTGGAGCGGCTCTACGCCCACCTGGCCGCGCAGGGCCTGGAGATCACCGGACGGCACCACGAGATCTACCTGTCGGACTTCCGGCGCGCCGCCCCCGAGCGGTTGCGGACGATCCTGCGCTATCCGGTCGCCGCCCGGTGA
- a CDS encoding PucR family transcriptional regulator, with the protein MEGLRSPAAQGSLVLTPPLSPEDETLRTAGWRWLAATADGADVLVLLHGAEPDRATARRFAAMSPQAERTGFSAAFTGLDRLPEALKEARMAASVAPAGRGIAYYDDFGSFGNVAAALSPKQLTEYVTTTLGALRAYDLKRGSSLLETLRRFVANSGQVAETAAELSIHVNTLHQRIQRIEQVTGLDLRSYRDIARITLALDMLQITGDPPFG; encoded by the coding sequence ATGGAGGGACTCCGCTCGCCCGCCGCCCAGGGCTCCCTCGTCCTCACCCCGCCGCTCAGCCCCGAGGACGAGACGCTGCGCACCGCCGGATGGCGCTGGCTCGCCGCCACCGCCGACGGCGCCGACGTCCTCGTGCTGCTGCACGGCGCGGAGCCCGACCGGGCGACCGCCCGCCGCTTCGCAGCGATGAGCCCGCAGGCCGAGCGGACCGGGTTCAGCGCCGCGTTCACCGGCCTCGACCGGCTCCCCGAGGCACTGAAGGAGGCCCGGATGGCCGCCTCCGTCGCGCCCGCGGGCCGCGGCATCGCCTACTACGACGACTTCGGCTCCTTCGGCAACGTCGCCGCGGCCCTGTCGCCGAAACAGCTCACCGAGTACGTCACCACGACCCTCGGCGCGCTTCGCGCCTACGACCTGAAGCGCGGATCGAGCCTCCTGGAGACGCTGCGCCGGTTCGTCGCCAACAGCGGCCAGGTCGCCGAGACGGCCGCGGAACTGTCCATCCACGTCAACACGCTGCACCAGCGCATCCAGCGGATCGAGCAGGTCACCGGACTCGACCTGCGGTCCTACCGGGACATCGCCCGGATCACCCTGGCCCTGGACATGCTGCAGATCACCGGGGACCCGCCCTTCGGCTGA
- a CDS encoding alpha/beta fold hydrolase, translating to MLAHERMGAGEPLVLLHGITHRRQAWLPVADHLAEHREIFLVDLPGHGESPGLRAGTEPPGDRMVADLLDLFDHLGLDRPHVAGNSLGGRLALELAARGAARSVTALSPAGFWRTGAEFRYTVALFRTVMALAGVLDPYAAPLLRTRAGRAALFFWINSHPTWAAPEAALGDFRGLLRARPEVGEFFAENAPFNAEVPPEVPVTIAWATRDIVLPVHQAKTARALLPHAEHVLLPGCGHVPMGDDPYRVAMTILRGSHSQFSRMPDTSPPGTVNVGHVR from the coding sequence ATGCTGGCTCATGAGCGCATGGGGGCGGGCGAGCCGCTCGTCCTGCTGCACGGGATCACGCATCGGCGACAGGCGTGGCTGCCCGTCGCGGACCATCTCGCCGAGCACCGGGAGATCTTCCTGGTGGACCTGCCGGGGCACGGGGAGTCGCCGGGGCTGCGGGCGGGGACCGAGCCGCCCGGAGACCGGATGGTGGCCGATCTGCTCGACCTGTTCGACCACCTGGGGCTGGACCGGCCGCATGTCGCGGGGAACTCCCTGGGCGGGCGGCTCGCCCTCGAACTCGCGGCGCGGGGCGCGGCGCGGAGCGTGACCGCCCTGTCGCCCGCGGGGTTCTGGCGGACCGGCGCGGAGTTCCGGTACACGGTGGCGCTGTTCCGGACCGTCATGGCGCTCGCCGGGGTGCTCGACCCCTACGCGGCGCCGCTGCTGCGCACCCGGGCCGGGCGGGCCGCGCTGTTCTTCTGGATCAACAGCCACCCCACGTGGGCGGCGCCCGAGGCGGCCCTGGGCGACTTCCGCGGGTTGCTGCGGGCCCGTCCCGAGGTGGGGGAGTTCTTCGCCGAGAACGCGCCGTTCAACGCCGAGGTGCCGCCCGAGGTGCCCGTCACCATCGCGTGGGCGACCCGGGACATCGTGCTGCCCGTCCACCAGGCGAAGACCGCCCGCGCGCTCCTGCCGCACGCCGAGCACGTGCTGCTGCCCGGCTGCGGCCATGTGCCGATGGGCGACGACCCCTACCGCGTCGCCATGACGATCCTGCGCGGAAGCCACTCGCAATTCTCCCGAATGCCGGACACTTCACCCCCCGGCACAGTAAATGTCGGACATGTCCGATGA
- a CDS encoding SIR2 family NAD-dependent protein deacylase: MEDLSWARGVQRITAFTGAGISTDSGVPDYRGPQGLWTQDPTAADIFTYDRFLADATVRRRFWEVFSGRQGEVRPNVAHRALADLEASGKAVRIVTQNVDGLHQKAGSSPRKVIELHGSLTTASCLDCGERTTADAALAQLPTEPLCGCGGPLKPSIVMFGEYLDSDVLSQARRIAAASELFLVIGTTLQVEPAASLCGLAADLGARVVIVNRDPTPYDDRATAVIRTPIGEAIPAICAELMS, from the coding sequence ATGGAGGACCTTTCCTGGGCCAGGGGCGTGCAGCGGATCACCGCGTTCACCGGAGCCGGAATCTCGACGGACTCGGGCGTGCCCGACTACCGGGGGCCACAGGGCCTGTGGACGCAGGACCCGACCGCGGCCGACATCTTCACCTATGACCGATTCCTCGCCGACGCCACGGTGCGCCGCCGCTTCTGGGAGGTCTTCTCCGGCAGGCAGGGCGAGGTACGGCCGAACGTCGCGCACCGCGCGCTGGCCGACCTCGAGGCCTCGGGCAAGGCGGTGCGGATCGTCACCCAGAACGTCGACGGCCTCCACCAGAAGGCCGGATCCTCCCCACGCAAGGTCATCGAGCTGCACGGCTCGCTGACCACCGCGTCCTGCCTGGACTGCGGCGAGCGGACCACCGCCGACGCGGCCCTCGCCCAGCTCCCCACCGAGCCCTTGTGCGGCTGCGGCGGGCCGCTCAAGCCGTCGATCGTCATGTTCGGCGAATACCTGGACTCCGACGTGCTGAGCCAGGCGCGCCGGATCGCCGCCGCGTCCGAGCTGTTCCTGGTGATCGGCACGACCCTCCAGGTCGAGCCCGCCGCGTCCCTGTGCGGCCTCGCCGCCGATCTCGGCGCCCGGGTCGTCATCGTCAACCGCGACCCCACCCCCTACGACGACCGCGCCACCGCGGTCATCCGCACCCCGATCGGCGAGGCGATCCCGGCCATCTGCGCCGAGCTCATGTCCTGA
- a CDS encoding MerR family transcriptional regulator has protein sequence MPEDLLTIGRFALLCRLSVKRLRHYADLGLLPPDRVDAATGYRYYASDRVPDALTIALLRDLDVPLPAIAAVLAAAGDERARLLGAARDRVAARIERDRARLAVLDRLAEGRTPAYEVALADVPALRLTAVRARYSAADLGKGVGECVAALFAALAGGPWTAPLHGVFPLDLAEPAAVAVGVRADRDPPGTVPLALPAATVVRTLHRGPYTEIPLAYHALLAWAGERGLAAHGHAREEYLVGPDEAEPADLLTRVALPVGPRPKTPADEITTDLEKR, from the coding sequence ATGCCGGAAGACCTGCTGACCATCGGGCGCTTCGCCCTGCTGTGCCGCCTCAGCGTCAAGCGGCTGCGGCACTACGCCGACCTGGGCCTGCTGCCGCCCGACCGGGTGGACGCCGCCACCGGCTACCGGTACTACGCCTCCGACCGGGTCCCCGACGCCCTCACCATCGCCCTGCTGCGCGACCTCGACGTCCCCCTCCCCGCGATCGCCGCGGTGCTCGCCGCGGCGGGCGACGAGCGGGCCCGCCTCCTCGGCGCGGCGCGGGACCGGGTCGCCGCCCGGATCGAGCGCGACCGGGCGCGGCTCGCGGTGCTCGACCGGCTCGCCGAAGGGCGGACACCCGCCTACGAGGTCGCCCTCGCCGACGTCCCGGCGTTGCGCCTCACCGCGGTGCGCGCCCGGTACTCCGCCGCCGACCTCGGGAAGGGCGTCGGCGAGTGCGTCGCCGCGCTGTTCGCCGCACTCGCGGGCGGCCCGTGGACGGCGCCCCTGCACGGGGTGTTCCCCCTGGACCTCGCCGAGCCCGCCGCCGTCGCGGTCGGCGTGCGGGCCGACCGCGACCCGCCCGGGACCGTCCCGCTGGCGCTGCCCGCCGCGACCGTCGTGCGGACCCTGCACCGCGGCCCCTACACGGAGATCCCGCTGGCCTACCACGCGCTGCTGGCCTGGGCCGGGGAGCGGGGGCTCGCCGCGCACGGGCACGCGCGGGAGGAGTACCTGGTCGGCCCGGACGAGGCGGAGCCCGCGGACCTGCTGACCCGGGTCGCCCTCCCCGTCGGACCGCGCCCGAAGACCCCTGCCGACGAGATCACGACCGACCTGGAGAAGCGATGA
- a CDS encoding YidB family protein, translating to MDLSQLMKLAQDPQVQQMVKSVLSGIGGSGQAGAQAGGKAGGGGLQDLLGQLAGGGLSKQVDSWVGTGANEPVTGRDVEQALGPDAVRQAAQAAGVAPEKAADDLANVLPGLVDKATPAGSVDPGTAAP from the coding sequence ATGGATCTGTCGCAATTGATGAAGCTCGCCCAGGACCCGCAGGTCCAGCAGATGGTGAAGTCGGTGCTGAGCGGTATCGGCGGCTCCGGCCAGGCCGGGGCGCAGGCCGGGGGCAAGGCCGGGGGCGGCGGCCTCCAGGACCTCCTCGGGCAGCTCGCCGGAGGCGGCCTGTCGAAGCAGGTCGACTCCTGGGTCGGCACCGGCGCCAACGAGCCCGTCACCGGACGTGACGTGGAGCAGGCGCTCGGCCCGGACGCCGTCCGGCAGGCGGCCCAGGCCGCGGGCGTGGCTCCCGAGAAGGCCGCCGACGACCTGGCCAACGTGCTGCCCGGTCTCGTCGACAAGGCGACCCCGGCCGGCTCCGTCGACCCCGGCACCGCGGCACCCTGA
- a CDS encoding response regulator transcription factor, producing the protein MRLLIVEDERRLALSLARGLRAEGYSVDVAHDGREGLFRAGEEDYDLILLDVMLPGVSGYRVASTLRRDGVQTPILMLTAKDGEYDEAEGLDCGADDYLTKPFSYLVLRARIRALLRRRQRAGSLVIEIGDLRVDPAGQRVHRGPAEVAVTSREFAVLEYLAAHAEEVVSKRRILDHVWDSAYDGDPNVVEVHVSALRRKVDAPFGRRSIETVRGSGYRLTAGKV; encoded by the coding sequence ATGAGGCTGCTGATCGTCGAGGACGAGCGCCGGCTCGCGCTGTCCCTGGCCCGCGGGCTGCGGGCCGAGGGCTACTCCGTCGATGTCGCCCATGACGGGCGAGAAGGGCTCTTCCGGGCCGGCGAGGAGGACTACGACCTGATCCTCCTCGACGTGATGCTCCCCGGCGTGAGCGGCTACCGGGTCGCCTCCACCCTGCGGCGGGACGGCGTGCAGACGCCGATCCTCATGCTGACCGCCAAGGACGGCGAGTACGACGAGGCCGAGGGCCTGGACTGCGGCGCCGACGACTACCTGACCAAACCGTTCTCCTACCTCGTCCTGCGCGCCAGGATCCGGGCGCTGCTGCGGCGCAGGCAGCGGGCGGGCTCGCTCGTCATCGAGATCGGCGACCTGCGGGTGGACCCGGCGGGGCAGCGGGTGCACCGCGGCCCCGCCGAGGTCGCGGTGACGTCCCGGGAGTTCGCCGTGCTGGAGTACCTCGCCGCGCACGCCGAGGAGGTCGTCTCCAAGCGGCGCATCCTGGACCACGTGTGGGACTCGGCCTACGACGGCGATCCGAACGTCGTCGAAGTGCACGTCAGCGCGCTGCGCCGCAAGGTCGACGCGCCCTTCGGCCGACGGTCGATCGAGACGGTCCGCGGATCGGGCTACCGGCTCACCGCGGGCAAGGTGTGA
- a CDS encoding SAM-dependent methyltransferase encodes MSDDSTTDRDAGREEIDTTLAHSARMYDYYLGGKDNYQADRDAAEKMIEATRGGVRFGARQNRAFLLRAVRYLAAQGVTQFLDIGTGIPTSPNTHDAAREVVKDPHVVYVDNDPIVFVHSSALLGAEGRTAALRADLREPATVLEHPRTRDLIDFGKPVGVLFIAVLQFLEDADDPWAHVATYLDAVPSGSHLALTHFTHDFNPVGAAQGGKAYDKASARMSARGRAEVGRFFTGLDLVDPGVVQASRWRPDGPVADVPGGHPWMWAAVGRKP; translated from the coding sequence ATGTCCGATGACAGCACGACGGACCGGGACGCCGGCCGCGAAGAGATAGACACCACGCTGGCGCATTCGGCCCGGATGTACGACTACTACCTGGGCGGCAAGGACAACTACCAGGCCGACCGGGACGCCGCCGAGAAGATGATCGAGGCGACGCGCGGCGGCGTCAGGTTCGGCGCCCGCCAGAACCGCGCCTTCCTCCTCCGGGCCGTCCGGTACCTCGCCGCGCAGGGCGTCACCCAGTTCCTCGACATCGGCACGGGCATTCCCACCTCGCCGAACACCCACGACGCCGCGCGCGAGGTGGTCAAGGACCCGCACGTGGTCTATGTCGACAACGACCCGATCGTGTTCGTGCACTCCAGCGCGCTCCTCGGCGCGGAAGGCAGGACCGCCGCCCTGCGCGCCGACCTCCGCGAGCCCGCGACGGTCCTGGAGCACCCGCGGACCCGTGACCTCATCGACTTCGGCAAGCCCGTCGGCGTCCTGTTCATCGCGGTGCTCCAGTTCCTGGAGGACGCCGACGACCCGTGGGCGCACGTCGCGACCTATCTGGACGCCGTCCCGTCGGGCAGCCACCTCGCGCTCACCCACTTCACCCATGACTTCAACCCCGTAGGCGCGGCCCAAGGCGGCAAGGCCTACGACAAGGCCTCGGCCCGGATGTCCGCGCGCGGCCGCGCCGAGGTAGGGCGGTTCTTCACCGGCCTCGACCTCGTCGACCCCGGCGTCGTCCAGGCCTCCCGCTGGCGCCCCGACGGACCCGTCGCCGACGTCCCCGGCGGCCACCCGTGGATGTGGGCGGCCGTGGGCCGCAAGCCCTAG